The sequence ATATCAGCCAGGCGGCTAAAGGGATCTCAAAGGGCCTTAGAGCCTTTTCCCGGTAATCTTCCGTTTCTTTCTCCGAACGTTTTCCGGAAGGAGTCACGGAAGTCTGGGCTGCAGACGGGTCTAATGCTTCGCCGGATCCGGAGGACGCTTCGGCCTGGGGAGCGGTTGCGATCCTGGTTTCAGCTTCCTTGTTCTGGAATAAGGCGTCATTCACCTCCAGAAAGGTACTCCCAACGACCCGGTCATTATACCGGTAATTTATTTTCGCGATGGAATTTGGAGGGTCACCCGATGAAATATCATAACTGAGTTCCGCCTTTGCATCGGAAAAATCAGCTGTTTTAGGCAGGATGATTCTGCTGTCAGGATCTAAAATCAGGGCTTCTGGTCTGGTGATTGACAAACCGCTGAAATTTAAATCGCTGGTAATGGAACTATAGGTTTTTTCATAATCTGCAGCTTTTAAGGAGACAAAATTTGTAAAACCAAAATCCAAGAGATTTTTAGTGTCTGTCCAATACTGGGGAGTAGATCCCTTTAAAATTATGGTAACCAGCCTCAACCCATTTTTTTCCGCACAGGTTATCAGGGTATTGCCGGCCAGTGTGGTATAGCCTGTTTTGCCGCCGATGATGCCCGGATAGTAGAAAGGAGTGCTTTTTCTCATCATTTTATGACCAGGATAGATGGTAAGCCCTTCTTTATTAATGGAGTTAGGCGGAAGCTTATAAAAGGTTGTGGAGTCGATATCTTCAAAAACAGGATTGTTAAAGGCTGCTCTTGCGATGAGGGCCATGTCATAGGGGGAAGTATAGTGCTCCGGGTTATTTAAACCGCTGGGATTGGCAAAATGAGTATTGGTACATCCAAGCTCCTTGGCGCGTACGTTCATCATATCGGCAAAGGCTTCGGTGCTTCCCGCCACATGCTCTGCAAGGGCGTTGGCTGATTCATTGGCTGATTTAAGCAGCAGGGCATAGAGGCAGTCCCTGACAGACAACTTGTCCCCTTCATTGATCCCGGCATTGCTGCTTCCGGATTCTACATTAAATACGGCGTTATGGGAAAATGTTACAGTTTCGTCAAGACTGCATTTTTCAATGACAATAAGCGCAGTCATGACCTTTGTAATGCTGGCCGGAAAATATTGGTTGTGTATGTTCTGTCCCCACAGAACGGTTCCGGTGTCTGCATCCATCAGAATGGCTCCCTGTGCCTGAACAGACGGGCCGGAAGGCCAGTCTGCGGCCCCCAGTGAAGTCCCGGTAAAAGAGGAGACAAAAAAAGGCAGGCACAGAAAAAAAATAAAAATCTTTTTTATATATTGAGTCATATTGAGTAATCTCTCCATAAGCTTTCGTTCGGTTTCAGACAATACTTCAATCTACAGTATAGGTTATTTGCTGTAACAAGTAAAGGTTATTTGCTATTTTTCACGTATTTATATACGAAAAAACCAGCTGAATATGCCTATATATCCAGCTGATTTACGATTTAAGCTGCAAGATGTTTTCTTTTAACCTTACCAATAAGAAAAAGACAGACAGCTAAGATAAGCAGGATAGAGAAAAGGTAGATAAAGCCAATGAGAACAACCGTGTCCCGAAAGAAGCCTTCCGGAACGATGTTAATGAGCATATCGGTGGAAGGATCCAGAACCCATAGGTCATTTTTAAAGAATATATGGTGGAACATGATAAAATATCTGGTAAAATCTGTGGAAATAATGTAAGCTATGACAGCGGACAGGACAAAAAAGATCCCGGTTCCCGCGCACACGGCTCTGGGAAAGGTTCGCGTAAAGCTTGTCTTTAATAAAAGAAGAACGATGAGGCATAATACCATAATCATAAGGCAGCCTCTCCGTATGGAAAGAGCGCCTAAAAACAGTCCGCGGACATCCTCCATATGGGCGATTTCACGGGCATTAAAAAATTCCCGTTCTACGCCTCCCATGGTGGTATCTACGTGAAGGTTGTCCCTCTTTCCCCGCAGGTAAGACATCATTTCACCGGTAACATCAAGGAGATCATCCATTGTCATGGAGACTGCCTGAGTCACTTGATATTTGTTATATTCTTTTTCAAAGTATCCTGGAACCCAGTAAACGGCTGCCTCCACCGAGGTGAATAAGAGCACGATCATAAGGCAGAAAGAAAATATGATTCCAGCAGTATATTGGAGCAAACGGTTCATGGAATTCCTCCTTGAGAGAATTATTTTTTTGTTGCGGTAGGTAAGTCCCAGCAAAAGTGGGTTGCAAGTAGGCGGATCAAAACGACGGAGCAGGCGCCGATCAGCATGGCGATATTGCCATCGATACAGTTCAAAAGCCAGGCATAAAGGATGGCGCCTGCAATGGAAGCACAGGCATAAATATGTTTTCTAAGGACATAGGGGGTTTGGCCAGCCATAATGTCCCGCAGAATGCCGCCCCCGACTCCGGTGATGACGCCTAAAAATATGATGAGAAAATGGTAATCTCCATAGCCGGAAAGTACCGCTGTATCGATTCCTACTACGGTAAAAGCACCAAGTCCGATTGCATCAAATATGTTCATAACCTTTTCATAAGTTTCAATGGAGCGTCCATCCAGGATTTTCTGGTTCTGCCTTACTATAATAAATAAAAGCATAACCGTTATAAAGGCCAGCAATACATAGAGTGGGTCTTTAAAAAGGGCAGGAGGCACATTTCCTATGATAATATCCCTTAGCATACCGCCTCCTACGGCAGTGGTAACACCTAAAACTATGACTCCAAGCAGATCCAGCTGTTTTTTAATGGCAACCATGGCCCCGGATGATGCAAAGGCTATGGTTCCGATGACTTCTATAAAGAAAAACAGGGAAAATTCTATTTTCATGAACAACCTCCGGTACATTCCTCAATGGGAAATTAAGGAAAGTATAAGATTTGGAAGAGTATTTGTCAATATATCAAGCCTTCACAAATATAACGCTTAGCACAACACATAAATATATCTTGCTTTTTTTTATAAAATTTTATATTATATTGAAAAGTTCAAAATTTAACGATAGAAAGATTCTGCAGGAGAGGAAAGGGGATGACGCTGGCTTAGAAAGCCCAATGGGAAGAATAAAGTGGAACTAGACAACCTGATTTCAGAAAGAGGTGTGCCTGATGAACCAGAAAGAATTTATGAAAAATGTGGAAGAGTGGTCTGATATCTGTTTGAATGACGAAAGAATTGACTTGGAAGCCTACGACAGATATGAAGTAAAGCGGGGGCTTAGGGATAAAAGCGGCGATGGCGTTGTAGCAGGATTAACCAAGGTATCAAAGATTTTATCAAACAAGACCGTTAATGGAGAAAAGGTCCCATGTGAAGGCCAGCTGTTCTACCGGGGATATAATATTCATGACCTGGTAAACGGCGTCGTCAGGGAAGGGCGTTATGGTTTTGAGGAAATTGCCTACCTCCTTCTTTTTGGAGATCTGCCAGATGAAAGCCAGCTGGAGCGCTTTACCAAGACTCTGGGCTACAGCCGGACTCTGCCTACCAATTTTGTCAGAGATGTGGTCATGAAGGCGCCGAGCCAGGATATGATGTCCTGCCTTGCCAGAAGTATTCTTACTCTGTCTTCTTATGATGATAAGGCCAGTGACATATCTGTTCCCAATGTGCTTCGCCAGAGTCTGATGTTAATCAGCGTCATGCCAATGCTGGCAGTTTATGGATATCATACATTTAACCATTATGAGAGAGGGGGAAGCATGTATATCCACAGGCCGGATGAAAAGCTGTCCACGGCAGAAAATATTTTAAGGCTATTAAGGCCGGATATGAAGTATTCTAAGGTGGAAGCCCATGTTCTTGACCTGGCCCTGATCCTTCATATGGAGCATGGAGGAGGAAATAACTCCACCTTTACGACTCATGTGGTCACTTCCTCCGGTACGGACACATACAGCGTGGTTGCAGCTGCACTTGCCTCTTTAAAGGGGCCCAAGCATGGCGGTGCCAATATTAAGGTTGTGGAAATGATGGAGGATTTGAGGAAGGAAGTCCATGACTTAAAGGATGAAGAGGAAGTGGAGAAGTACTTGAGAAAGCTTCTTCATAAGGAGGCATTTGACCGGAAAGGTCTTATATATGGTATGGGACATGCGGTTTATTCCAAGTCTGATCCCCGTGCGGAAATTTTTAAAGGCTTTGTTAAGCAATTATCAGAAGAAAAAGGACGTCTGGATGACTTTAACCTCTACTCCATGATCGAACGTCTGGCCCCTCAAGTCATTGCAGATGAAAGAAAGATCTATAAGGGCGTAAGCGCGAACGTGGACTTTTACAGCGGCTTTGTGTACAGCATGTTGGATATTCCCAATGAATTATTCACCCCGATCTTTGCCATCGCAAGAATTGTAGGATGGAGCGCCCACCGGATCGAAGAGCTTATCAACATGGATAAGATCATCCGTCCGGCCTACATCAGTGTGATGCAGGAAGAGGATTATAAGCCTCTGGAAGACAGATAAAGCAATAGAGATGGAAACAGGCTTACAGCGGCATTAAACCGGACTGTAGGGCCTGTTTTTTATTAGCTGGTATATAGACGACTTGCAGCCGGCAGTCTGGGCGTGAAGGTCCGATGTGATATTGACATGAAAGTCAAGGAATGGTAAGATTAAAGTTAGCTTAAGCTAACTATTTTCCTGCTCAAAATGAAGCAGAATTCCATGATAAAAGAGGCAGAATGAAGTGAGAGAAGAATATGTATACCGATTAAACAGTTCGAACAGTTCCTTGTCCGGGCTTTGTGAAGCCTGGAATAAGGTCTATAATTTGTACGGCAGCCAAATGGAATATGAGATACCGGAACAAGCAGGAAGCGGCAGGTTGACGGGCTTTTGCTCTGGCAGAAGGATCCGGGTCATTAATTACGATATTAACTTCAGTAAGCCGGTTGATATGACGGGATATTCGGGGACTCCTCATTTGGACCTTCTGTTTTGTCTTGGAGAACAGGCAGGCTGGGACCTGCCGGAAAGCGGGAAGGTCTTTCATATTTGTCCGGGGGAAAGCTATATTGGTACCAGTTTTGAAACCAGAAAAAGGAGTGTGTTTTCTCCTGGTACCCATATGCATATACTTGAAATCAAAGTTCCCTTAGCGGATATTCAGAACATTTATGAAAACATAGACAATACCAGGGTGGGTGAAAGATCCTTTTTCAAGGAATTTTCCACGGGAAAATATCGTCTTACCCCTTCTGTTCAGGCAATGATTCGTCAGATGTCAGACTGCCCTTATAAAGGATATCTGCGACAGCTCTACATGGAAGGTAAGGTTTATGAACTAATAGCCGTTTTTTTCAGCGAGACAGTGCTTCAGAAGGATAATTCCATTCTTATCCCGGATTTTTCAAAAGCAGATTTAAATTGTATCTACCAGGCAAAAAGGCTTCTTGATGAAGCACCGGAGCGTAACGTATCCCTGTCCCTTCTGTCGCGGTGTGTAGGGCTGAATGAATACAAACTGAAAAAGGGATTTAAGGAGGTGTATGGGGTTTCCGTGCATTCTTATGTGATTCAGAAGAGGCTGGAGCTTGCAAAGGCCATACTGGATATGGAAGATGTGACCGTAAGTGATGCAGCCGGACGTGCGGGTTATGGGAATGTGAGCCATTTTGCGGCGGCCTTCCGCAAAAGGTACGGTTCAAATCCCGGACAGTATTTACGGGATGTCCGGGATTGACAGTCGGTGCACCAGGCAGGGGACCCGGACTTCTTCATAGGCTGCCAATGTTCCCATTCCCCCTTCACATAAAAAATAAGGCGAACTGCTGATGGTGCCGCAGACGTCAAAATAAAAAACTTCTACAGTAGGAACGTCTGTCAATTTGCTATTCCCATTTAATTGACGGCGGGAATATCTATGGGAGTTTTTTTAGTATGCATTCACACTTGCTGTTAAAGGAAATTCCATAGGCGGTATTAAAATATCTCTCGGTCAGTTCGGTAATTTCTCCGCTTATATTACAATTATACGCCTGTCATTGAAGCAGTGCATACTTTCAATATTCCATTTCTCCCGTTTTGAGTCGAAAAACTCCTGATTTGGGTAGAGCACCTTATCAGACTCTTATATAATGGAACCAAAGCGGCTTACGGTGTACTGCTTTCTGGTTAGCAAAAACTAACCAAATGAGGACAGAAGCCGCTTAAATACATATTAAAAGGAGGTTTTGCAATGAACGCAAAAGAGAATAAGGAAGTCAATTACATCCTGCGGGTAAAGGATTTCGCCACCATCGGAATTTTCAGTGCCATTATGCTGGTGGTATTTTTTGCCTTTTCCATGATCACCGGTGCATCGTTATTCTTCAATATGATTTTAAATGCCGTGTGCGTGGCTTTTATACTGGCACCGTTTTACGTTTACATGTGCTTAAAGGTGCATAGGCCGGGAGTGGCTCTGATCTATAACCTGATCCACGCTCTTTTGGTAACTCTTATGATGGGGCCTTTTATGGGGCCGTGGTTTATTATCGGCGGACTTCTGGCGGAGCTTTCCATGGCCGGGAAAGGCAGTTACAAAAGCATTTTCAGGATCTCCATAAGCTGGGCCATCACTTCACTGGTTCGGGCGACCCATGGAATGGCGGAGATCAGGTTCTTTAAGCAGGCCTATCTTGCCAGCGGGGTGAGCCAGGAGCAGGTCGCCGCACAGACACGGTATTATACCTCAGCGCCCTGGGTGCTGTTTAGCTGTGGGGCAACAATTGTCATGGCAGGTGCGGGCTGCTTCCTTGCCAACCGGCTGATGAACAAGCATTTCCGAAAGAGCGGTCTACTTAAATGATGGCCCCTCTGTTCTTTGACTTTCGTTCTAAAGCCGTCATACTGATCCTCACCATGGTGCTTGTAGCCTTTGTTACGGCCAACATCACCATTTATATGCTTTTGGGATTGCTGGCGGTATATTTGATTGTTCAGGGCTTTGGAAGGGCTGCCTTAAAGATGGGGGCTGTTGCACTGGCTGCCGGAGGACTAAAATATCTCTCGGCAGGGCAGGGGCTTACGGTTTTCATACCGGATATGTTTTTGTTTATCATTACCCGAATTATGCTAATGCTTATGGCGGCCTGTCCGTTTATGGGAATGCCTCCAGGTGAGGCTGTAGCGGTTTTTAAA is a genomic window of Lacrimispora sphenoides containing:
- a CDS encoding MptD family putative ECF transporter S component, whose translation is MNAKENKEVNYILRVKDFATIGIFSAIMLVVFFAFSMITGASLFFNMILNAVCVAFILAPFYVYMCLKVHRPGVALIYNLIHALLVTLMMGPFMGPWFIIGGLLAELSMAGKGSYKSIFRISISWAITSLVRATHGMAEIRFFKQAYLASGVSQEQVAAQTRYYTSAPWVLFSCGATIVMAGAGCFLANRLMNKHFRKSGLLK
- a CDS encoding citrate/2-methylcitrate synthase, with translation MMNQKEFMKNVEEWSDICLNDERIDLEAYDRYEVKRGLRDKSGDGVVAGLTKVSKILSNKTVNGEKVPCEGQLFYRGYNIHDLVNGVVREGRYGFEEIAYLLLFGDLPDESQLERFTKTLGYSRTLPTNFVRDVVMKAPSQDMMSCLARSILTLSSYDDKASDISVPNVLRQSLMLISVMPMLAVYGYHTFNHYERGGSMYIHRPDEKLSTAENILRLLRPDMKYSKVEAHVLDLALILHMEHGGGNNSTFTTHVVTSSGTDTYSVVAAALASLKGPKHGGANIKVVEMMEDLRKEVHDLKDEEEVEKYLRKLLHKEAFDRKGLIYGMGHAVYSKSDPRAEIFKGFVKQLSEEKGRLDDFNLYSMIERLAPQVIADERKIYKGVSANVDFYSGFVYSMLDIPNELFTPIFAIARIVGWSAHRIEELINMDKIIRPAYISVMQEEDYKPLEDR
- a CDS encoding helix-turn-helix domain-containing protein, with product MREEYVYRLNSSNSSLSGLCEAWNKVYNLYGSQMEYEIPEQAGSGRLTGFCSGRRIRVINYDINFSKPVDMTGYSGTPHLDLLFCLGEQAGWDLPESGKVFHICPGESYIGTSFETRKRSVFSPGTHMHILEIKVPLADIQNIYENIDNTRVGERSFFKEFSTGKYRLTPSVQAMIRQMSDCPYKGYLRQLYMEGKVYELIAVFFSETVLQKDNSILIPDFSKADLNCIYQAKRLLDEAPERNVSLSLLSRCVGLNEYKLKKGFKEVYGVSVHSYVIQKRLELAKAILDMEDVTVSDAAGRAGYGNVSHFAAAFRKRYGSNPGQYLRDVRD
- a CDS encoding trimeric intracellular cation channel family protein; amino-acid sequence: MKIEFSLFFFIEVIGTIAFASSGAMVAIKKQLDLLGVIVLGVTTAVGGGMLRDIIIGNVPPALFKDPLYVLLAFITVMLLFIIVRQNQKILDGRSIETYEKVMNIFDAIGLGAFTVVGIDTAVLSGYGDYHFLIIFLGVITGVGGGILRDIMAGQTPYVLRKHIYACASIAGAILYAWLLNCIDGNIAMLIGACSVVLIRLLATHFCWDLPTATKK
- a CDS encoding TIGR01906 family membrane protein, whose amino-acid sequence is MNRLLQYTAGIIFSFCLMIVLLFTSVEAAVYWVPGYFEKEYNKYQVTQAVSMTMDDLLDVTGEMMSYLRGKRDNLHVDTTMGGVEREFFNAREIAHMEDVRGLFLGALSIRRGCLMIMVLCLIVLLLLKTSFTRTFPRAVCAGTGIFFVLSAVIAYIISTDFTRYFIMFHHIFFKNDLWVLDPSTDMLINIVPEGFFRDTVVLIGFIYLFSILLILAVCLFLIGKVKRKHLAA
- a CDS encoding D-alanyl-D-alanine carboxypeptidase family protein, translating into MTQYIKKIFIFFLCLPFFVSSFTGTSLGAADWPSGPSVQAQGAILMDADTGTVLWGQNIHNQYFPASITKVMTALIVIEKCSLDETVTFSHNAVFNVESGSSNAGINEGDKLSVRDCLYALLLKSANESANALAEHVAGSTEAFADMMNVRAKELGCTNTHFANPSGLNNPEHYTSPYDMALIARAAFNNPVFEDIDSTTFYKLPPNSINKEGLTIYPGHKMMRKSTPFYYPGIIGGKTGYTTLAGNTLITCAEKNGLRLVTIILKGSTPQYWTDTKNLLDFGFTNFVSLKAADYEKTYSSITSDLNFSGLSITRPEALILDPDSRIILPKTADFSDAKAELSYDISSGDPPNSIAKINYRYNDRVVGSTFLEVNDALFQNKEAETRIATAPQAEASSGSGEALDPSAAQTSVTPSGKRSEKETEDYREKALRPFEIPLAAWLILGSVGAITVIGGVAAFFIYWKHKEAQDFLIRREQRMKRLRDSGVSADEFNSILEQRRSSYSSKRKRRRGGRFK